CAACCATTGATCCAAGGTATTAGGAAGGAGGCTGAACAATGGAACACTAAATTTATGAATATTGCAAATATACCATCACTTCCATCACCTATAAGCGAGGAGTTTTACAAAAGCTATAAAACCAAGTTAACATCATAAGTTAGCCCTAGTCGCAAAAACTACATGTTCCTAATACGTACATAGGTTGACCAAAGTCATATATTCAGGAAACTGGTCCTAAGTAGTCACCTTCCAAACTCACCAACGCCTGAAATTCCCTCTCGGCCTCCATCCATTTGGTCCCAATCACAATAAATCTAACGATCACATCTTTATCAATCTTTGAGTGTTTGTCGTTCATAAATATACCATTCTCCCCGGGCACATAGTGGTAGTCAGGCATTTTTATGTGAGACAAATATATGTTTTGGACTGGTCCACACCTCAAAAACACTCCATGTTTTAGTATCTTATGTACAACCCCTTGCAGAATCTCTCCTCTGTACATCTTGAATGTAATTCCGCTGAAGACAACAGGGAAAAGCACATCCCCTGTGTTCTGTCTAACTCTGCCCTCGCCAATGCTCTCTAGGGTTGTTACAGCCATGAAATATCCGCGATCCTTGGTGGCCTTCTTGCAAGCAAATTCATCCATAAGGCGGATCACTATTGCCTTTTTGAGCATCAAGCCTTTGGCATCCAAGCTGTCAGCAGGAATTATGACATTCCAGGGCATCTGCACCTTGAGAAACATTCTGCAGAAAacaacattaaaaacaaaaacaaaaaaaaatgaaactcaCGATGAAATTAATGTCCTTAAGAGCCAAAAAATGGTATACCAATCTTGAAGAATTCAAAAACCGAAAAAGGTTCACCTACAACTTAGTTTTCAACCACTTAAAACATTACCCAATTGTAATGAATAAACCCAACAATGCCCGTTTCACATGATCACTAATTCTCAATTCCATAAACACTGATAACACCAAACCAataatcaaacatgaagcaacaGAAAACAGAGAGTATTAATGGAAAACCATGCCATTTCCTTcacaagaaattgaaattttctaAACAAAACAAGGTGAGCAGATTCAGTAGGCTCAATGAGCCACAACTCATAACTAAATTTTCATAGTCATTGACAAATCGAAACATTACCATTGAATTTCTTCACAAACAAGGGAAACCCTTTTAAAAGCAAAGTAGTTCCAAACGAATGTGTATGATTAACAAACTCCCAGATGTGTTATACCTATGTCGCTCTGACTCATctctttttttgtgtgtgtgaatTATCCATGTTTGCCATACA
The genomic region above belongs to Gossypium hirsutum isolate 1008001.06 chromosome D05, Gossypium_hirsutum_v2.1, whole genome shotgun sequence and contains:
- the LOC107904797 gene encoding DNA-directed RNA polymerase V subunit 7; this encodes MFLKVQMPWNVIIPADSLDAKGLMLKKAIVIRLMDEFACKKATKDRGYFMAVTTLESIGEGRVRQNTGDVLFPVVFSGITFKMYRGEILQGVVHKILKHGVFLRCGPVQNIYLSHIKMPDYHYVPGENGIFMNDKHSKIDKDVIVRFIVIGTKWMEAEREFQALVSLEGDYLGPVS